In a single window of the Megalopta genalis isolate 19385.01 unplaced genomic scaffold, iyMegGena1_principal scaffold0078, whole genome shotgun sequence genome:
- the LOC143261990 gene encoding uncharacterized protein LOC143261990, giving the protein MEAAKAFFTERGSVKARLTIFKRFLESESANADLMALEKRVRANESLYELFNNVQTRIECAVIGTPQEEAQLAEREQFEDSYFSAMSKAEARLLEARGDSATATSSSNRVTPSLSDALPAVRLPTIKLPIFEGDCNQWIRFRDTFISLVHDSERLGDIDKFNYLTSSVTGAAARVIESYSVSAANYKLAWERLQEKYNDPKLLATHHLNSILDVEPLKKPSGKGLSEFVDTAINNVRALESILKPAELWDALISACLARKLDAGSLDEWDKRTTNSSSLPTFRELSKFLEQRSQYLDRRESNRSNVSKDGADRPRNKAHSERAIRTFVPAIHVASKIDKCVICNEQHVIAQCPKFLAMPFSKRFDTVKQSRLCFNCLLPGHSVKSCTRSKCRKCGKLHNTLLHRETTSQESLVSEEDREPSSSHVLQACSANVHSDCVVLSTASVLVADGKGRYHKCRALLDVGSQANFVTRELCERMGLPRLPTEKMVGGLGRVQSRVQSSAQIRLKSASGHFKSRLSCLVIETITEEMPNIPLNTFRVPVPTGLELADPDFQTPGRIDLLIGAGIFWDLLCVGQIKLGTGNLTLQKTRLGWVLGGSLRCPTPQSRTMSFHAATNAELENSLSRFWEVEEISASTPLFDPRDPCEQHFTKNTRRDKEGRFIVAIPFNERLHQLGESRTQAERRLINLERKFKRNPDLHAQYNGFLREYRDLRARRNSIRARATLWPGDEQVEGREPFGRI; this is encoded by the coding sequence ATGGAGGCAGCAAAGGCATTCTTTACTGAGCGCGGGTCTGTGAAGGCCAGGCTCACCATATTTAAAAGGTTTCTCGAGTCCGAGAGCGCGAACGCGGATCTAATGGCCCTCGAAAAACGCGTAAGAGCAAATGAGAGCCTGTACGAACTTTTCAATAACGTCCAGACTCGAATAGAATGCGCCGTCATAGGTACCCCGCAAGAAGAAGCGCAGTTAGCCGAGCGCGAGCAGTTTGAGGACTCGTATTTCAGTGCGATGTCCAAGGCCGAAGCACGCCTATTAGAGGCTCGTGGCGACTCCGCTACCGCGACGAGTAGTTCGAATCGCGTTACACCGTCGTTGTCCGATGCCTTGCCCGCGGTTCGTCTACCCACAATCAAACTCCCCATATTTGAAGGGGATTGTAACCAATGGATCCGTTTTCGGGACACATTTATCTCGTTGGTGCACGATAGCGAAAGACTAGGTGACATCGACAAGTTTAATTACCTAACGTCGTCGGTGACTGGAGCGGCCGCTCGCGTCATCGAGTCATATAGTGTTTCTGCAGCCAACTACAAATTAGCTTGGGAACGGCTGCAGGAAAAATATAATGATCCGAAGTTGCTCGCGACCCACCACTTAAACTCCATATTAGATGTAGAGCCACTAAAGAAGCCGAGTGGCAAAGGGCTTAGCGAATTTGTAGATACTGCAATTAATAACGTGCGTGCTCTCGAATCAATTCTCAAACCCGCGGAACTTTGGGATGCGCTCATTAGCGCCTGTTTAGCTAGAAAACTAGACGCGGGTTCTCTAGACGAATGGGATAAGCGTACCACGAACTCAAGTTCGTTGCCCACCTTTCGTGAACTATCAAAGTTCCTAGAGCAGCGGTCCCAATATCTCGACCGAAGAGAATCTAATAGATCGAACGTTAGTAAGGATGGAGCTGATCGCCCCAGGAACAAGGCGCATAGTGAAAGAGCCATCAGGACCTTTGTACCCGCGATTCATGTTGCGAGCAAAATAGATAAATGTGTAATATGCAACGAGCAGCACGTGATTGCGCAGTGTCCCAAATTTCTAGCTATGCCCTTTTCAAAAAGATTCGACACGGTGAAGCAATCACGGTTGTGCTTCAATTGTTTACTGCCTGGCCACAGTGTGAAATCGTGTACTCGGTCAAAGTGTCGAAAATGCGGAAAGCTACACAACACCTTGCTCCATAGAGAGACGACTTCTCAGGAAAGTCTGGTCAGCGAGGAAGACCGCGAGCCATCCTCGTCGCACGTGTTACAAGCATGCTCCGCTAACGTCCACTCTGATTGCGTAGTTCTGTCAACGGCATCGGTGTTAGTAGCTGATGGCAAGGGAAGGTATCACAAATGCCGAGCATTGTTAGATGTAGGGTCACAGGCAAATTTCGTAACTAGAGAGCTTTGCGAGCGCATGGGGTTGCCTCGTCTGCCCACCGAAAAGATGGTCGGTGGCTTGGGACGAGTGCAAAGTAGAGTCCAATCCTCCGCTCAGATAAGGTTAAAATCCGCGTCTGGCCATTTCAAATCGCGTCTTTCCTGTTTGGTGATAGAAACTATCACGGAGGAAATGCCCAACATCCCTTTGAACACGTTCAGAGTTCCGGTACCAACCGGATTAGAATTAGCCGATCCCGATTTCCAGACGCCGGGTCGGATTGACCTGTTAATAGGAGCAGGAATCTTTTGGGATCTCTTATGCGTTGGTCAGATCAAATTGGGAACCGGGAATTTAACATTGCAGAAAACCCGACTCGGCTGGGTGTTAGGCGGTAGTCTGCGATGTCCGACACCGCAATCAAGGACCATGTCATTTCACGCGGCAACCAATGCCGAACTAGAGAACAGTTTGTCGCGTTTTTGGGAGGTCGAGGAAATTAGTGCTTCCACTCCCCTGTTCGATCCCCGCGATCCTTGCGAACAGCATTTCACCAAAAACACAAGGCGCGATAAGGAAGGTCGCTTCATCGTAGCCATTCCATTCAATGAGAGGCTTCACCAATTAGGCGAGTCGCGCACTCAAGCGGAGCGGCGATTAATTAATCTGGAGCGCAAGTTCAAAAGAAATCCTGACCTGCACGCACAATACAACGGGTTTCTCCGCGAATACCGGGACCTCCGAGCGCGTCGTAATTCGATTCGTGCAAGAGCAACACTTTGGCCAGGAGATGAACAAGTTGAGGGCCGGGAACCCTTTGGAAGGATCTAG